One Gossypium hirsutum isolate 1008001.06 chromosome A11, Gossypium_hirsutum_v2.1, whole genome shotgun sequence genomic window carries:
- the LOC121210008 gene encoding uncharacterized protein — MVTEYEREFVRLSKYAQECVSFKGKICRRFEEGLNEDIRLSVGVLELKEFVVLINQAWHSYRDHKKQDLDSKSRATSVASVGNARSSRPKCHYYGRSHFGKCRMNDGSCFRCDSQDHFIKDCPEMNEKEKFQSTRQKVIKLKCENGETLWVKLDEPENLPIMISSKSTLKCLRKGCAAYLAIIMNAKESELKVEAVPIVCEYADVFLEELPGLPPIREVEFGIELMPGTMPISIAPTELKELKSQLQELTDKSFVRPSFSLMRYGHYELLVMPFNLANAPVVFMDLMNRISQSYLDKFVVIFIDDIQMRVDPSKVSAIVEWKPLKNVIEVRSFLGLVGYYRRFVKDFSMIATPLTRLLQKKVKFEWSDKCQQSFEKLEKLLTDALVLVQPESGKEFVVYSDASLNGLGCVLVQKVQTDFSLDKLADLCIFEIVRLHGVPLSSISDRDPRFT; from the exons ATGGTTACtgaatatgaaagggagttcgtccgacttagtaagtatgctcagGAGTGTGTGTCCTTCAAGGGTAAGATATGTCGAAGGTTTGAAGAGGGACTTAATGAGGATATCAGATTATCAGTGGGTGTCCTTGAATTGAAGGAGTTTGTGGTGCTCATTAATCAGGCTT GGCACTCGTACCGAGACCATAAGAAGCAAGATTTGGATTCTAAATCTCGGGCTACAtctgtggctagtgtgggtaatgccAGATCTTCTAGACCAAAGTGCCACTATTATGGTAGAAGCCATTTTGGCAAGTGTAGAATGAACGATGGATCATGTTTCCGATGTGATTCTCaagaccattttatcaaggattgccctgAGATGaacgagaaagaaaaatttcaaagtacaAG GCAAAaggttattaaattgaaatgtgaaaatggtgaaactctttgGGTTAAATTAGATGAACCAGAGAATTTGCCTATTATGATATCATCCAAGTCTACCCTAAAATGTTTGAGGAAAGGTTGTGCAGCTTATTTGGCTATTATAATGAATGCTAAGGAGTCTGAACTGAAGGTTGAGGCAGTACCAATTGTGTGCGAATATGCGGATGTATTTCTGGAAGAATTACCCGGGTTACCCCCtattcgagaagttgaatttggtatagagCTAATGCCAGGGACAATgcctatttcgattgctccgaCGGAGTTAAAGGAACTAAAGTCACAATTACAAGAGTTGACCGATAAAAgctttgtgagaccaagcttttcact gatgaggtatggccactatgagctCCTCGTCATGCCTTTCAATTTAGCAAATGCTCCTgtcgtgtttatggatttaatgaataggatATCTCAgtcatacttggataagtttgtcgttatttttattgatgacatccagATGAG GGTTGACCCCAGCAaggtttctgctattgttgaatggaaaccactaAAGAATGTgatcgaggttagaagctttttgggtttggttggTTATTACAGGCGATTTGTAAAGGActtctccatgattgctactcctctGACGAGGTTATTGCAAAAAaaagttaagtttgaatggtcagataagtgtcaacagagtttcgagaagttAGAGAAGTTGTTAACTGATGCTCTAGtattagtacaacccgaatcaggaaaAGAGTTCGTGGTTTACAGCGATGCTTCTTTAAATGGCTTGGGATGCGTACTTGTCCAGAAAG TGCAAACGGACTTCTCGCTTGATAAACTAGCTGACTTGTGCATTTTcgagattgtgaggcttcatggagtgcccttgtcAAGTATTTCGGATAGGGACCCAAGGTTTACTTAG